A single genomic interval of Rhododendron vialii isolate Sample 1 chromosome 3a, ASM3025357v1 harbors:
- the LOC131319973 gene encoding uncharacterized protein LOC131319973, translating to MAFSLLPPLSLSTLFSSPPTASPSPILSTPLFSLPFPQPFNTHHHLATSNNSTLSSPSVPIGHVPHFSRLSFSFSSFNYRNDDDQFGEQSDGEEEEDGDGDMDTLEHHEGSKRVDMEEGISSSGLPERWDVLGLGQAMVDFSGIVDERFLDSLGLEKGTRKLVNHEERGRVLRAMDGCSYKAAAGGSLSNSLVALARLGAHPVGSPPLNVAMAGSVGSDPLGSFYRSKLRRANVNFLSPPVKNGTTGTVIVLTTPDAQRTMLAYQGTSSTVTYDPCLASLVSKTNILVVEGYLFELPDTIRTITKACEDAHRNNALVAITASDVSCIERHYDDFWEIMGNYADIVFANSNEARAFCHFSSNDSALSATRYMSHFVPFVSVTDGPRGSYIGVKGEAVYIPPSPCAPVDTCGAGDAYASGILYGILRGVSNVKGMGALASRVASVVVGQQGTRLRVQAAAELAESFSFQFKSSDVRSDVGSDQISSL from the exons AtggctttctctctcctccctcctctctctctctccaccctctTTTCTTCTCCTCCCACTGCCTCTCCCTCCCCGATATTATCGACCCCACTTTTCTCGCTCCCCTTCCCGCAACCCTTCAATACCCACCACCATCTCGCTACTTCAAACAATTCGACGCTCTCCTCACCCTCCGTGCCTATTGGCCATGTTCCTCatttttctaggctctcattttctttttccagctTCAATTACCGAAACGACGATGACCAATTTGGCGAACAATCCGATGGCGAAGAAGAGGAGGACGGCGACGGCGATATGGACACATTAGAACACCACGAAGGTAGTAAGAGGGTTGATATGGAGGAAGGAATTAGCTCTTCTGGTTTGCCTGAGAGATGGGACGTTTTGGGTCTTGGCCAAGCTATG GTAGATTTCTCTGGGATAGTTGATGAGAGATTTTTGGACAGTTTGGGTTTAGAGAAGGGTACAAGAAAGCTTGTGAATCATGAAGAGAGGGGTAGAGTACTGCGGGCAATGGATGGTTGCAGCTATAAGGCTGCGGCTGGTGGATCTCTTTCTAACAGCCTCGTGGCCTTGGCTAGGCTTGGTGCTCACCCCGTTGGCTCTCCTCCTCTGAATGTAGCTATGGCTGGTAGTGTTGGCAGCGATCCACTTGGTAGCTTTTACAG GTCAAAACTGCGTCGGGCAAATGTGAATTTTCTTTCTCCTCCAGTAAAGAATGGGACAACAGGGACCGTTATAGTTCTCACCACACCAGATGCCCAGCGTACCATGCTTGCATATCAG GGTACATCTTCCACTGTTACCTACGATCCTTGCTTGGCTAGCTTAGTTTCCAAAACCAATATATTAGTTGTTGAAGGGTACTTATTCGAACTTCCTGACACAATTAGAACAATTACAAAAGCATGCGAGGATGCCCACAGAAATAATGCTTTGGTTGCTATTACAGCGTCAGATGTCTCCTGCATCGAGAGACACTATGATGATTTCTG GGAAATCATGGGAAACTACGCTGACATAGTGTTTGCTAACAGCAATGAAGCGAGAGCCTTCTGTCATTTCTCCTCAAATGACAGCGCTCTTTCAGCTACCAGGTACATGAGCCATTTTGTTCCCTTTGTCTCAGTTACAGATGGGCCAAGAGGCTCTTACATTGGAGTTAAAGGGGAAGCCGTCTATATCCCTCCTTCGCCGTGTGCGCCAGTTGACACTTGTGGTGCCGGGGATGCTTACGCGTCTGGCATTCTATACGGTATATTGCGGGGTGTGTCAAATGTTAAAGGTATGGGCGCATTAGCATCTAGGGTTGCATCCGTCGTCGTTGGACAGCAGGGCACCCGACTTCGGGTCCAAGCTGCTGCCGAGCTGGCAGAATCATTTTCATTCCAGTTCAAGAGTTCCGATGTTCGGTCGGATGTGGGTTCAGATCAGATTTCTAGCTTGTAG
- the LOC131319975 gene encoding protein RGF1 INDUCIBLE TRANSCRIPTION FACTOR 1-like: protein MEVAGGGDDREDEENNWPPWLRRLLQTSFFGQCKHHPNSHKSECNMYCLDCDIKSATITGGGDGALCSLCLTTSHKHHRAIQIRRSSYHDVIRVSEIQKFVDITGGVQTYVINSAKIVFLNERPQPGGSRPSSKAVANTNCCVVCHRTLLDSFTFCSLSCKLVGSSKNFRKKKLEMEIMGSSDSEKSIKGVGHGGRRLKNKMIERFTPSTPPQTAAVNYRAAKRRKGIPHRSPMGGALLLQY from the exons ATG GAGGTGGCAGGCGGCGGCGATGATAGGGAAGATGAGGAGAACAACTGGCCGCCGTGGCTCCGCCGTCTTCTGCAAACAAGCTTCTTCGGTCAATGCAAACACCACCCCAATTCCCACAAGAGCGAATGCAACATGTATTGCCTGGACTGCGATATCAAATCCGCCACGATTACCGGCGGCGGTGATGGGGCTCTCTGTTCTCTCTGCCTAACCACTTCCCACAAACACCACCGCGCCATTCAG ATAAGGAGGTCATCATACCATGACGTGATAAGGGTATCTGAGATTCAGAAATTTGTGGATATAACAGGAGGGGTTCAGACCTATGTGATTAACAGTGCCAAGATTGTGTTTCTGAATGAGAGGCCTCAGCCCGGCGGCAGCCGGCCTAGTAGCAAAGCAGTCGCCAACACAAACTGTTGCGTCGTCTGTCACCGCACTCTTCTTGATTCCTTCACTTTCTGCTCTCTTTCCTGcaag CTTGTTGGGTCGTCCAAGAATTTCCGGAAGAAGAAATTGGAAATGGAGATCATGGGGAGCTCAGACTCTGAAAAATCAATCAAGGGCGTTGGACACGGCGGGCGCCGCCTCAAGAACAAGATGATTGAGAGGTTTACGCCGTCGACGCCGCCTCAGACGGCGGCGGTCAACTACAGAGCTGCCAAGAGGAGGAAGGGGATTCCCCACAGATCCCCCATGGGAGGTGCGCTCCTACTACAGTATTGA
- the LOC131319976 gene encoding putative gamma-glutamylcyclotransferase At3g02910 has protein sequence MGAAGKEEEKQALIFTYGTLKKGFSNHGLLENMFATGDASYLGRYTTLDEFPLLCGPFKVPFLLNFPGSGHRVSGELYAVSPAALACMDELEGTTKGHYERLPVKVEPVGGGGEEKAVMRVEAYYAHRSYAEEMWRRGGGGEEGNGGAFFGSYTEKEAEGYVKRADRPQRISFLDQIRLFISSPSSSSSPANASNSYNTD, from the coding sequence atgggtGCGGCAGGGAAGGAGGAGGAAAAGCAGGCGCTGATATTCACCTACGGGACGTTAAAAAAGGGATTCTCAAACCACGGCCTCCTGGAAAACATGTTCGCCACCGGGGACGCCTCCTACCTAGGCCGGTACACAACCCTCGACGAGTTCCCCCTCCTATGTGGGCCCTTCAAGGTCCCTTTCCTCCTCAACTTCCCGGGCTCCGGCCACCGCGTCTCGGGGGAGCTTTACGCCGTCTCACCGGCGGCGCTCGCCTGTATGGACGAATTGGAAGGGACTACTAAAGGCCACTACGAGCGGCTCCCCGTGAAGGTGGAGCCCGTTGGCGGAGGAGGGGAGGAGAAGGCGGTAATGCGGGTGGAGGCGTATTACGCGCATAGGAGTTACGCGGAGGAGATGTGGAGGAGGGGCGGCGGAGGAGAGGAGGGGAATGGGGGAGCATTTTTCGGGAGTTACACGGAGAAAGAGGCGGAAGGATATGTGAAGCGCGCAGATAGGCCTCAGCGCATATCCTTCTTGGACCAAATTCGACTCTTTATATCTTCCccgtcttcctcttcttccccgGCCAACGCCTCCAATTCATATAACACTGATTAG
- the LOC131319977 gene encoding uncharacterized protein LOC131319977: MRRCMEGNEETSSYKDHYKVLEVDYDATDEKIRLNYRRLALMWHPDKHKGDKAVTAKFQQINEAYTVLSDPAKRLDYDITGNYEINKYTLPEYLTRFKGMILTCNGLGLGHTSIWSQQLVEYKECPDK, from the exons ATGCGTAGATGTATGGAAGGGAATGAGGAGACAAGTTCCTACAAG GATCATTACAAAGTTTTGGAGGTAGATTATGACGCAACTGATGAGAAGATCAGATTAAATTACAGGAGGCTTGCACTG ATGTGGCATCCTGACAAACACAAAGGTGACAAGGCTGTTACCGCAAAGTTTCAACAGATCAATGAGGCTTACACTG TGTTAAGTGACCCTGCCAAGCGACTGGACTATGATATAActggaaactatgagattaacaAGTACACTTTACCT GAGTATCTAACCAGGTTTAAAGGCATGATTCTTACCTGCAACGGGCTTGGTTTGGGTCACACATCAATTTG GTCACAACAACTGGTGGAATACAAGGAGTGCCCTGATAAATAA
- the LOC131319978 gene encoding 8-hydroxygeraniol oxidoreductase-like: MSLATSKTIKCKAAVSWGVGEALKVEEIRVDPPKASEVRIKMLCASLCHTDILCCNGIPFPIFPRIPGHEGVGMVESVGEGVTEVKGGDIVIPTYVGECGKCDNCQSGKSNLCHTYPLKVDGLMPDGTSRMSTSSGTRIYHHFTCSTLSEYIVIDANYIVKFDPRIPLHHASFMSCGYSTGFGSTWREVQVHKGSSVAVIGIGAVGLGVIEGARTQGAARIIGVDVNEKKRTKGEVFGMTDFINPSKDSDRRISELVNELTGGLGVDYCFECTGIASLLNEAIESSKAGIGSAVLIGAGNDTSGQINFHSLLLGKTVKGSIFGGIRPKSDLPIIFDKCLNKELHLEELLTHEVSLDEINKALKLMKQPDCVKVIVKY; this comes from the exons ATGTCTCTGGCCACCTCAAAGACCATAAAATGCAAAG CGGCAGTGTCGTGGGGTGTCGGGGAAGCACTGAAGGTGGAAGAGATACGAGTGGATCCCCCGAAAGCTTCTGAAGTTAGGATTAAGATGCTGTGCGCAAGCCTCTGCCACACTGACATCCTTTGCTGCAATGGCATTCCTTTC CCCATCTTCCCCCGAATTCCTGGTCATGAAGGTGTtgg GATGGTGGAGAGTGTTGGGGAAGGAGTGACGGAGGTGAAAGGAGGAGACATAGTGATACCAACCTACGTAGGGGAATGCGGCAAGTGTGACAACTGTCAATCGGGAAAGTCAAATCTATGTCATACCTACCCGTTGAAAGTCGACGGGCTAATGCCTGATGGAACATCCAGGATGTCAACCAGCAGTGGGACGAGAATCTATCACCACTTCACATGCTCCACTTTGTCCGAGTACATTGTCATTGACGCCAACTACATTGTCAAGTTCGATCCCAGGATCCCTCTCCACCATGCCAGCTTCATGTCCTGTGGCTATTCCACCGGCTTCGGCTCCACATGGAGGGAAGTCCAAGTTCATAAGGGATCCTCTGTCGCTGTAATCGGCATCGGTGCTGTTGGGCTTGGG GTAATAGAGGGAGCTCGGACACAAGGGGCAGCCAGGATAATTGGGGTGGACGTAAACGAGAAGAAACGAACAAAAGGGGAGGTGTTTGGAATGACTGACTTCATAAACCCAAGCAAGGATTCTGATAGACGTATTTCAGAATTGGTCAATGAGCTGACTGGTGGTCTTGGCGTCGACTACTGCTTTGAGTGCACAGGAATTGCATCCTTGCTCAACGAGGCCATTGAATCCTCAAAAGCA GGGATAGGTTCGGCAGTATTGATTGGTGCAGGAAATGACACAAGCGGACAGATCAACTTCCATTCCCTTTTGCTTGGTAAGACAGTCAAGGGTTCCATCTTTGGCGGGATTAGACCCAAATCAGACCTTCCCATCATATTTGACAAATGCTTAAACAAG GAACTCCATCTCGAGGAGCTTTTGACTCACGAAGTTTCATTGGACGAAATAAACAAAGCATTGAAGCTAATGAAGCAGCCAGACTGCGTCAAGGTTATCGTCAAGTACTGA